A genomic region of Ovis aries strain OAR_USU_Benz2616 breed Rambouillet chromosome 20, ARS-UI_Ramb_v3.0, whole genome shotgun sequence contains the following coding sequences:
- the LOC114109604 gene encoding olfactory receptor 2H1-like encodes MKGANASTPAGFILLGFSDHPHLEMLLLLVVSIIYILTLMGNTAIILLSYFNPKLHTPMYFFLSNLSFLDLCFTTSVVPQMLWNLKGPDKTISYTGCVIQLYVALGLGSTECVLLTVMAYDRFSAICRPLHYGVIMHPKLLQQLAALAWISGFVESTVQTILVFQLPLCSHHMVDDFTCEEPALIKIACVDTTFLENELSIASVLYVVIPLGLILASYGCIVRSVLRIKSTEGRRKAFGTCGSHLIVVVLFFGTIISVYIQPKSKYTQNYSKFLTLFYTVVTPSLNPLIYTLRNKEAKWALRRLVGRDSS; translated from the coding sequence ATGAAAGGAGCAAATGCTAGCACTCCGGCAGGTTTCATCCTACTGGGCTTTTCTGACCACCCCCACCTGGAGATGCTTCTCCTTCTTGTCGTCTCTATCATATACATTCTGACACTGATGGGGAACACAGCGATCATACTGCTCTCATACTTTAACCCCAAACTCCACACacccatgtatttcttcctctCCAATCTCTCCTTCCTGGACCTCTGTTTCACCACCAGTGTTGTCCCACAGATGCTTTGGAATCTCAAGGGGCCTGACAAGACCATTAGCTACACTGGTTGTGTGATCCAGCTGTATGTTGCTCTGGGGCTGGGCTCCACGGAGTGTGTCCTGCTGACTGTtatggcctatgaccgcttcaGTGCTATCTGTCGACCCCTCCACTATGGAGTGATCATGCACCCAAAGCTTCTCCAGCAACTAGCAGCTCTGGCCTGGATCAGTGGCTTTGTGGAGTCCACGGTTCAGACCATCCTTGTTTTCCAGTTGCCTCTCTGCAGCCATCACATGGTGGATGACTTCACGTGTGAGGAGCCTGCCCTGATTAAGATTGCCTGTGTGGACACAACCTTCCTGGAAAATGAACTCTCCATAGCTTCTGTCCTCTATGTGGTGATACCTCTGGGGCTTATTCTGGCCTCCTATGGCTGCATTGTTAGGAGTGTGCTGAGGATAAAAtccactgaaggcaggaggaaagcaTTTGGGACTTGTGGGTCCCACCTAAttgttgtggttttgttttttgggacaATAATTTCTGTCTACATCCAACCCAAAAGCAAATACACACAGAATTACAGTAAATTCCTCACCCTCTTCTACACTGTAGTGACACCCTCACTTAATCCTTTGATCTACACCTTGAGAAACAAAGAAGCTAAGTGGGCGCTAAGAAGATTAGTAGGAAGAGATTCAAGCTAA